Proteins from a genomic interval of Haemophilus parainfluenzae T3T1:
- the ftsA gene encoding cell division protein FtsA, which yields MGKELEPKVIVGLEVGTSKVVAVVGEVLPDGVVNVLGVGSCPSKGIDRGSITDLDAVVNSIQRAIEAAESMADCQIMSVTLAITGEHIQSLNESGFVAISENEVTQEEIDDALHTASSVKLPEGLSLLHIIPQEYAVDKQVNIKNPLGLHGVRLKANVHLIACHQDWQNNLKKAVERCGLQVDKVVFSGFAATHSVLTEDEKDLGVCLIDFGAGTMNVMVYTNGSLRFSKVIPYAGNIVTNDIAHACTVSRAEAERIKVNYASALYPARLHGDKKIEVASIGGRAPRALTKSDLSLITSARYIELLGVVKDELDKLKADLESKHIKFELIAGVVITGGGAQIEDLKDCASNVFGCQVRIGSPLNITGLTDYVNRPQYSTVVGLLQYHHQNSDNDPVDSGYSEEALCKKIWKGVKSFFNKVKSEF from the coding sequence ATGGGAAAAGAGTTGGAACCGAAAGTAATTGTAGGTCTTGAAGTTGGTACATCAAAAGTGGTTGCTGTCGTTGGGGAGGTGCTTCCTGATGGCGTCGTAAATGTACTTGGCGTGGGTAGTTGTCCATCGAAAGGGATTGATCGTGGCAGTATTACTGATTTAGATGCCGTTGTTAACTCTATCCAACGTGCTATTGAAGCGGCTGAATCAATGGCTGATTGCCAAATTATGAGTGTGACTCTTGCAATTACAGGTGAACATATTCAAAGCCTGAATGAGAGCGGTTTTGTTGCTATTTCTGAAAATGAAGTGACCCAAGAAGAGATTGATGATGCTTTACATACAGCAAGCTCAGTAAAATTACCTGAAGGTCTTTCTTTATTACACATTATTCCTCAAGAATACGCGGTAGATAAACAAGTTAATATTAAAAATCCATTAGGTCTACACGGTGTTCGTTTGAAAGCAAATGTACATTTAATCGCTTGTCACCAAGACTGGCAAAATAACTTGAAAAAAGCGGTTGAACGCTGTGGTTTACAAGTTGATAAAGTCGTGTTCTCCGGCTTTGCTGCAACACATTCTGTTTTAACTGAAGATGAAAAAGATTTAGGCGTGTGTTTAATCGATTTCGGCGCAGGTACTATGAATGTGATGGTTTATACCAATGGTTCATTACGCTTTAGCAAGGTTATTCCTTATGCAGGCAATATTGTCACGAATGATATTGCTCATGCATGTACTGTTTCTCGTGCAGAAGCTGAACGTATTAAAGTGAACTATGCAAGTGCATTGTATCCAGCTCGCCTACATGGCGATAAAAAAATTGAAGTGGCAAGTATTGGTGGTCGAGCGCCGCGCGCTTTAACAAAAAGTGATTTATCTTTAATCACTTCAGCAAGATATATTGAACTATTAGGCGTTGTTAAGGACGAATTAGATAAGCTTAAAGCAGATTTAGAAAGCAAACATATTAAATTTGAATTGATTGCTGGTGTCGTTATTACCGGTGGTGGTGCACAAATTGAAGACTTAAAAGATTGTGCTTCGAATGTATTTGGTTGCCAAGTGCGTATTGGTAGTCCATTGAATATTACAGGCTTAACGGATTATGTAAATCGCCCGCAATATTCAACTGTAGTCGGATTACTACAATATCATCATCAAAATAGTGATAATGATCCTGTTGATTCTGGTTACAGTGAAGAGGCGCTTTGCAAAAAAATCTGGAAAGGTGTAAAAAGTTTTTTCAATAAAGTGAAATCAGAATTTTGA
- the ftsZ gene encoding cell division protein FtsZ: protein MLYPEYGDFEEQTGALIKVVGVGGGGGNAVNHMVANMVQQEFNGNFLGESAIDSDEHGKIVFYAVNTDAQALRKSQVQQTVQIGGATTKGLGAGANPNVGRKAAEDDQEEIRKMLEGADMVFIAAGMGGGTGTGAAPIVAKVAKELGILTVAVVTKPFSFEGKKRMQFAELGIKDLSQYVDSMIIIPNQQIQKVLPKNATLIDAFAAANDVLRNSVMGISDMITSPGLINVDFADVRTVMSEMGQAMIGFGSAQSEPGAGRAEEAARLAIKNDLLEKVDLSNAKGILVNITSGMDLGFDEFNVVGDTVGSFASEDATIVVGTSLVPEMSNEIRVTIVATGLGDVVSAEPVVIARPQATVQQAQVQQPVAQETIQPQPPVGLHGLDALRHNPQPEPAQEQNSQYGNLNKPLDPSRLEQLRNNPNFFNPASFGRDEK from the coding sequence ATGTTATACCCAGAGTATGGTGATTTTGAAGAGCAAACAGGTGCACTGATTAAGGTTGTCGGTGTTGGTGGAGGCGGCGGTAACGCAGTTAACCATATGGTTGCTAACATGGTGCAACAAGAATTCAATGGTAATTTCTTGGGCGAAAGTGCAATTGATAGCGATGAGCACGGTAAGATCGTATTCTATGCGGTGAATACCGATGCACAAGCATTACGCAAAAGCCAAGTTCAACAAACTGTACAAATTGGTGGGGCAACAACTAAAGGTCTTGGTGCGGGCGCAAACCCAAATGTAGGTCGTAAAGCGGCTGAAGATGACCAAGAAGAAATCCGTAAAATGCTTGAAGGTGCAGACATGGTCTTTATCGCTGCCGGTATGGGTGGTGGTACAGGTACTGGGGCGGCACCAATCGTTGCTAAAGTAGCGAAAGAATTAGGCATTTTAACTGTTGCTGTTGTTACTAAGCCATTTAGCTTTGAAGGCAAAAAACGTATGCAATTTGCTGAATTAGGGATTAAGGATCTTTCACAATATGTGGATTCAATGATCATCATTCCTAACCAACAAATTCAAAAAGTTCTCCCGAAAAATGCAACATTAATTGATGCTTTTGCTGCTGCAAATGACGTATTACGTAACTCTGTTATGGGCATCTCCGATATGATTACCTCTCCAGGTTTAATCAACGTGGACTTTGCTGACGTAAGAACCGTTATGTCCGAAATGGGCCAAGCGATGATTGGTTTTGGTTCTGCTCAAAGTGAGCCAGGTGCGGGTCGTGCGGAAGAAGCAGCACGTCTTGCAATTAAAAATGATTTATTAGAGAAAGTCGATCTTTCTAATGCTAAAGGTATCCTTGTTAATATTACCTCAGGCATGGATCTTGGCTTTGACGAATTTAACGTAGTGGGTGACACAGTAGGTAGCTTTGCATCAGAAGATGCGACTATCGTAGTAGGTACCAGTTTAGTTCCTGAAATGAGCAATGAAATTCGTGTAACGATCGTTGCAACAGGTTTAGGTGATGTAGTTTCAGCAGAGCCTGTAGTGATTGCTCGTCCTCAAGCGACAGTGCAACAAGCTCAAGTTCAACAACCTGTAGCGCAAGAAACGATTCAACCACAACCGCCAGTTGGTTTACATGGTTTAGATGCATTAAGACATAATCCACAACCAGAACCAGCACAGGAACAAAATTCGCAATACGGTAACTTAAATAAACCGCTTGATCCAAGTCGTTTAGAACAGTTAAGAAACAATCCTAATTTCTTCAATCCGGCATCATTTGGTCGTGATGAGAAATAA
- the lpxC gene encoding UDP-3-O-acyl-N-acetylglucosamine deacetylase, whose product MIKQRTLKQSIKVTGVGLHSGKKVTLTLRPAMPNTGVIYCRTDLNPPVTFPANADSVRDTMLCTALVNEQGVRVSTVEHLNAALAGLGIDNIIIEVDAPEIPIMDGSASPFIYLLLDAGIEEQNAPKKFIRIKKNVRVEDGDKWAEFKPYNGFRLDFTIDFDHPAISKNVRNYVMDFSAQAFVHQISRARTFGFMKDIEYLQSQGLALGGSLDNAIVLDDYRILNEDGLRFRDELVRHKMLDAIGDLYMCGYNIIGDFKAYKSGHGLNNKLLRAVLADQEAWEFVTFEDKKQVPQGYIAPAQVLI is encoded by the coding sequence ATGATTAAACAAAGAACATTAAAACAAAGCATTAAAGTCACAGGTGTAGGCTTACATAGCGGTAAAAAAGTAACATTAACGTTGCGCCCGGCTATGCCGAATACTGGCGTGATTTACTGCCGTACTGATCTTAATCCGCCAGTGACTTTCCCTGCGAATGCGGATTCAGTGCGCGATACAATGCTTTGTACTGCACTTGTGAATGAACAAGGTGTGCGTGTTTCAACCGTAGAACACTTAAATGCAGCATTAGCAGGTTTAGGTATCGATAATATCATTATCGAAGTTGATGCACCTGAAATTCCAATAATGGACGGTAGTGCAAGCCCATTCATTTACTTGCTTTTAGACGCAGGTATTGAAGAACAAAATGCACCGAAGAAATTTATTCGTATTAAGAAAAATGTACGAGTAGAAGACGGTGACAAATGGGCAGAATTCAAACCTTATAATGGTTTCCGTTTAGATTTCACCATCGACTTTGATCATCCTGCGATTAGTAAAAATGTACGTAATTACGTGATGGATTTCTCAGCACAAGCATTCGTACATCAAATTAGTCGTGCAAGAACCTTTGGTTTCATGAAAGATATTGAGTATCTTCAATCTCAAGGTCTTGCATTAGGCGGTAGCCTAGATAATGCCATCGTATTAGATGATTATCGTATCTTAAATGAAGATGGGTTACGCTTCAGAGATGAATTGGTTCGTCACAAGATGCTTGATGCGATTGGCGATCTTTATATGTGTGGCTATAACATCATCGGTGATTTCAAAGCTTATAAATCTGGTCACGGTTTAAATAACAAGCTACTCCGTGCTGTACTTGCCGATCAGGAAGCGTGGGAATTTGTTACCTTTGAAGATAAGAAACAAGTTCCACAAGGTTATATTGCGCCTGCGCAGGTACTCATCTAA
- the ushA gene encoding bifunctional UDP-sugar hydrolase/5'-nucleotidase UshA → MKKLFTVLPLVLATSAAMAYEQDKTYQFTILHTNDTHGHFWPNAKGEYGFPAHKTIVNRVKAEVEQKGGSLVLLNAGDFNTGVPESDMQTAEPDIKAMNAMGYEATVLGNHEFDNPLQVLDMQEKWANFPFLSANVINTKTGKTLVKPYTILNKQDLKIAVVGLTTEDTAKLGNPEYLHNVKFEDPTTSAKATLKALNEKVKPDVKIALTHMGYYYDAKHGSNAPGDVSLARNLDKGAFDMIIGGHSHDPICVDDKGVWIKDYQPTQPCKPDFQNGTWIMQAFEWGKYVGRADFEFKNGELKLVNYQLIPVNLKKKVKKEDGKTEYVNYAEEIPQDPEMEKLLKSYQDKGDALLSQKVGKLNGKLEGDRTIIRFEQTNLGHLIAEAQRQKAKADIGIMNSGGIRDSIQEGDVTYKDILKIHPFGNIVSYFELTGKELLDYLNVVALKEVDSGAYAQYSGISMTVNRADKKVENVKIQGKPLDLNKIYRISVPSYNAAGGDGYPVMTKNPTFVNTGFIDADVLKEFFEKNSPINAEKYIPHNEVTFK, encoded by the coding sequence ATGAAAAAATTATTTACCGTGCTTCCTCTTGTGCTAGCAACTTCTGCGGCAATGGCATATGAACAAGATAAAACCTATCAATTTACCATATTGCACACCAATGATACGCACGGACATTTTTGGCCGAATGCAAAAGGTGAATATGGCTTTCCAGCACACAAAACAATTGTTAATCGTGTAAAAGCAGAAGTGGAGCAAAAAGGTGGCTCACTCGTTTTATTAAATGCAGGTGATTTTAATACTGGTGTACCTGAGTCAGATATGCAAACGGCAGAACCTGATATTAAAGCAATGAACGCAATGGGCTATGAAGCAACCGTATTAGGTAATCACGAGTTTGATAATCCATTACAAGTGCTTGATATGCAAGAAAAATGGGCGAATTTCCCATTCTTATCTGCAAACGTGATTAATACTAAAACAGGTAAAACCTTAGTTAAGCCTTATACCATTTTAAATAAACAAGATCTTAAAATTGCCGTGGTAGGTTTAACCACCGAAGATACCGCAAAATTAGGTAACCCAGAATACCTTCACAATGTGAAGTTTGAAGATCCAACAACATCAGCAAAAGCCACATTAAAAGCGCTAAATGAAAAAGTTAAGCCCGATGTAAAAATCGCTTTAACACATATGGGCTATTACTATGATGCGAAACATGGGTCAAATGCGCCTGGTGATGTAAGTCTTGCACGTAATTTAGATAAAGGCGCATTCGATATGATTATCGGTGGTCACAGCCATGATCCGATTTGTGTGGATGACAAAGGTGTATGGATTAAAGATTATCAACCAACTCAGCCATGTAAACCAGATTTCCAAAATGGTACTTGGATTATGCAGGCCTTTGAATGGGGCAAATATGTTGGTCGTGCAGACTTTGAGTTCAAAAATGGTGAATTAAAATTAGTGAATTATCAATTAATTCCAGTGAACTTGAAGAAAAAAGTGAAAAAAGAAGACGGTAAAACAGAATATGTGAACTATGCCGAAGAGATTCCACAAGATCCAGAAATGGAAAAACTTTTAAAATCTTACCAAGATAAAGGTGATGCTTTATTAAGCCAAAAAGTGGGGAAATTAAACGGTAAGTTAGAAGGTGATCGTACCATTATTCGTTTTGAACAAACTAACCTTGGTCACTTAATTGCAGAAGCACAACGTCAAAAAGCGAAAGCAGACATTGGTATCATGAACTCAGGTGGTATTCGTGATTCTATCCAAGAAGGTGATGTAACTTATAAAGACATTTTAAAAATCCATCCATTTGGTAACATTGTGAGTTATTTCGAACTAACTGGTAAAGAATTACTGGATTATTTAAATGTGGTGGCATTGAAAGAAGTAGATTCTGGTGCCTATGCGCAATATTCAGGTATCAGCATGACAGTGAATCGTGCAGATAAGAAAGTTGAAAATGTGAAAATTCAAGGCAAACCATTGGATTTAAATAAAATTTACCGTATTTCTGTACCAAGCTATAATGCAGCAGGTGGAGATGGTTATCCAGTCATGACCAAAAATCCAACTTTTGTTAACACAGGTTTTATTGATGCGGATGTTTTAAAAGAATTTTTTGAGAAAAATTCACCTATTAATGCTGAAAAATACATCCCTCATAATGAAGTAACCTTTAAGTAA
- the pheA gene encoding prephenate dehydratase encodes MALDLSEIRQQITQIDRSLLKLLSERHRLAYDVVRSKEVTQKALRDLEREQQLLQELVQFAESQNYQLEPQYITSVFQKIIEDSVLTQQVYLQKKLNEQREETLHIAFLGKRGSYSNLAARNYAARYHQQFAEISCDSFAQIFEKVESGEADYGVLPLENTTSGAINEVYDLLQHTTLSLVGELAYPIKHCVLVNEQDDLSKIDTLYSHPQVIQQCSQFIQSLERVHIEYCESSSHAMQLVSSLNKPNIAALGNEDGGKLYGLHVLKHNIANQENNITRFIVVAKQAREVSPQIHTKTLLLMTTSQQAGSLVDALLVFKKHGINMTKLESRPIYGKPWEEMFYLEIEGNIHHPDTQIALEELKQFSNYLKVLGCYPSEIVKPAKV; translated from the coding sequence ATGGCATTAGATTTATCAGAAATTCGTCAGCAAATTACGCAAATTGATCGCAGCTTGTTAAAGCTGCTTTCAGAGCGTCATCGCCTGGCATATGATGTAGTAAGAAGCAAAGAAGTGACGCAAAAAGCGTTGCGCGATCTAGAGCGTGAGCAACAACTCTTACAAGAGCTTGTGCAATTTGCTGAAAGTCAAAATTATCAGCTTGAACCACAGTATATTACGTCAGTCTTCCAAAAAATCATTGAAGATTCTGTATTAACACAACAAGTGTATTTGCAGAAAAAGCTCAATGAGCAACGAGAAGAAACGTTACATATTGCTTTCTTAGGCAAGCGTGGTTCTTACTCTAATTTGGCTGCGCGTAATTATGCGGCTCGCTACCATCAACAATTTGCTGAAATCAGTTGTGATTCCTTTGCTCAAATTTTTGAAAAAGTTGAAAGTGGAGAAGCTGATTATGGTGTACTTCCTTTAGAAAACACCACATCTGGTGCAATTAATGAAGTTTATGATTTGCTTCAACATACCACCTTATCTTTGGTAGGCGAGTTGGCTTATCCTATCAAGCACTGTGTTTTAGTGAATGAGCAGGATGATTTAAGCAAAATTGATACACTTTATAGCCATCCACAGGTGATCCAGCAGTGTAGTCAATTTATTCAAAGTCTTGAGCGAGTGCATATCGAGTACTGTGAAAGTAGCTCTCATGCAATGCAGCTTGTATCAAGCTTGAATAAACCGAATATTGCGGCACTGGGCAATGAAGATGGCGGCAAGCTTTACGGCTTACATGTGTTAAAACATAATATTGCGAATCAAGAAAACAATATTACTCGTTTTATTGTAGTGGCAAAACAAGCTCGAGAAGTTTCACCGCAAATTCACACGAAAACTTTATTGTTGATGACAACATCGCAACAAGCGGGTTCTTTGGTGGATGCTTTACTTGTGTTTAAAAAGCACGGTATTAATATGACCAAGCTTGAATCTCGTCCTATTTATGGCAAACCTTGGGAAGAAATGTTCTATTTGGAGATTGAAGGAAACATTCATCATCCAGATACCCAAATTGCCTTAGAAGAGCTTAAGCAGTTCAGTAATTATCTGAAAGTGCTTGGTTGTTATCCAAGTGAAATTGTGAAACCTGCGAAGGTATAG
- a CDS encoding zinc ribbon domain-containing protein YjdM: MDQMPACPKCKGEYVYHDSVNFVCPDCGNEWNGNEAVETDEDQLIVKDSNGNLLADGDDVLLIKDLKLKGSSEVLKKGTKFKNIRLVNGDHNVDCGKIMLKSEFLKKA, translated from the coding sequence ATGGATCAAATGCCAGCTTGCCCAAAATGTAAAGGCGAATATGTTTATCACGATTCTGTGAATTTTGTTTGCCCTGATTGTGGCAATGAGTGGAATGGTAACGAAGCAGTTGAAACCGATGAAGATCAACTGATTGTTAAAGACAGCAACGGTAATTTATTAGCCGATGGTGATGATGTGCTTTTAATTAAAGATTTAAAATTAAAAGGTTCATCTGAAGTGTTAAAGAAAGGCACGAAATTCAAAAATATCCGTTTAGTTAACGGAGATCACAATGTCGATTGTGGCAAAATCATGTTGAAATCAGAGTTCTTGAAAAAAGCTTAA
- a CDS encoding YtfJ family protein: MKKIMFLSAVMGSLISVNAFAHNIQPNQLLANVMVSDKGEITLNGNDVAYKSWSSTALPGKVRVIQHIAGRSAAKEKNQAMIEAIKAAHFNQAKYQTTTIINADDAVVGTGMFVKNSAEKGKKENAHSQVILDDKSAVKNAWGLREKDSVIILLDKTGKVQFVKEGKLTDDEIKEVISRATALIAK; this comes from the coding sequence ATGAAAAAAATTATGTTTTTGAGTGCAGTGATGGGGAGTTTAATCTCAGTTAATGCATTCGCTCACAATATCCAACCTAACCAACTTTTAGCGAACGTAATGGTTTCAGATAAGGGCGAAATCACTTTAAATGGCAATGATGTGGCGTATAAATCATGGAGCTCAACAGCATTACCTGGCAAAGTACGAGTGATTCAACATATTGCAGGCAGAAGTGCAGCAAAAGAGAAAAATCAAGCGATGATTGAAGCTATCAAAGCAGCTCATTTTAACCAAGCTAAATATCAAACCACAACCATTATTAATGCTGATGATGCTGTTGTGGGCACGGGCATGTTTGTGAAAAATAGCGCAGAAAAAGGCAAAAAAGAAAATGCCCATAGCCAAGTGATTTTAGATGATAAAAGTGCGGTCAAAAATGCATGGGGATTACGTGAAAAAGACAGCGTGATTATTTTGCTTGATAAAACCGGCAAAGTGCAATTTGTGAAAGAAGGTAAATTGACGGATGATGAAATCAAAGAAGTCATTTCTCGTGCAACAGCGTTAATTGCGAAGTAA
- a CDS encoding zf-HC2 domain-containing protein: protein MKCRQATRLISDAQERPLMTKEKIGLNVHLAICTHCRKFQRNCGTLRKLMKDFRE from the coding sequence ATGAAATGTCGTCAAGCGACTCGACTTATTTCAGATGCTCAAGAACGCCCATTAATGACTAAAGAAAAAATTGGGCTCAATGTGCATCTTGCTATTTGTACACATTGCCGTAAATTTCAACGAAATTGTGGCACATTGAGAAAATTAATGAAGGATTTCAGAGAATAA
- a CDS encoding sigma-70 family RNA polymerase sigma factor has product METGISDKELIQIREQMLKFATLQVSNPVLAEDLVQESFLSAFNNLEHFKRQAAFKTWVFAILKNKIIDFLRQKGKFVLETEIEDEEQTNHFFDEGGHWKAEHSPLDLELSEGAVYSEEFWLIFETCLTCLPAKQAKIFMMREFLELSSEEICQENQLSISNLHTTLYRARLQLQNCLSHKL; this is encoded by the coding sequence ATGGAAACCGGAATTTCCGATAAAGAACTGATACAAATTAGAGAGCAAATGCTGAAGTTTGCCACATTACAGGTGAGTAATCCTGTATTAGCTGAAGATTTGGTTCAAGAAAGTTTTTTGAGTGCATTTAACAATCTCGAGCACTTTAAGCGACAAGCCGCATTTAAAACGTGGGTCTTTGCTATCTTAAAAAATAAAATCATCGATTTTCTTCGCCAGAAAGGCAAATTTGTCCTTGAAACCGAAATAGAAGATGAAGAACAAACCAATCATTTCTTTGATGAAGGGGGACACTGGAAAGCTGAACATTCTCCACTCGATCTCGAACTGAGCGAAGGTGCGGTCTATTCCGAAGAGTTTTGGCTGATTTTTGAAACTTGCTTAACTTGCCTACCTGCCAAACAAGCCAAGATTTTTATGATGAGAGAGTTTTTGGAATTATCTTCTGAAGAAATTTGCCAAGAAAATCAACTAAGCATAAGTAACTTGCACACAACACTCTATCGTGCCCGCTTACAACTTCAAAACTGCTTATCTCATAAACTTTAA
- a CDS encoding DNA-binding domain-containing protein, whose product MQPKPSLIETQKALATAVRLANAQPLNGYAPNRLAVYARLVRNNIFGFIDRCFVEAPKHVSAESWSQTKEFFVLKGKSHSPYFQDIAGEFLLFCQEKESFDANILALMDFENTQLLAEVSLAKVPEKFEWNKYSVMQLSDAAYLKSYEVDFLSSDFKQFDENPMQAVIWRDSDFNILQQRLSELDFWLLSYIQEQPSSLEEVLSALNTVVEDSTPLIPLLENTWVNWINAEVLYPKV is encoded by the coding sequence ATGCAGCCTAAACCTTCGCTTATTGAAACACAAAAAGCACTTGCCACAGCAGTTCGATTGGCTAATGCTCAACCTCTAAATGGTTATGCTCCGAATCGCCTTGCTGTTTATGCTCGTTTAGTTCGAAATAACATCTTTGGTTTTATTGACCGTTGTTTTGTTGAAGCGCCTAAACACGTTTCTGCTGAGAGTTGGTCTCAGACAAAAGAATTTTTTGTATTAAAAGGAAAATCACATTCGCCTTATTTTCAAGATATTGCTGGAGAATTTCTCTTATTTTGTCAAGAAAAAGAGAGTTTTGACGCCAATATACTGGCATTGATGGATTTTGAAAATACTCAATTACTTGCAGAAGTTTCTTTAGCAAAAGTACCTGAAAAATTTGAGTGGAATAAGTATAGCGTAATGCAGTTATCTGATGCCGCTTATTTAAAAAGCTATGAAGTCGATTTTTTATCAAGCGATTTTAAACAATTTGATGAAAACCCTATGCAAGCTGTTATATGGCGGGATAGCGATTTTAATATTCTGCAACAACGCTTATCTGAACTTGACTTTTGGCTATTAAGTTATATACAAGAACAACCTTCGTCTTTAGAAGAGGTATTATCTGCCTTAAATACAGTTGTTGAAGATAGCACTCCCTTAATTCCATTATTGGAAAACACCTGGGTGAATTGGATTAATGCTGAAGTGCTTTATCCCAAAGTATGA
- a CDS encoding DUF692 domain-containing protein, with amino-acid sequence MLQGAGLGYRRDLADDFLNLSSNNAIQFMEVAPENWVKMGGAARYKFDQAAERYPLAVHGLSLSLGGQAPLDRELLKNTKALMTQYNSTFFSEHLSYCECEGHLYDLLPMPFTEEAVKHVAQRIRYVQDFLGLQISLENTSYYLHSPTSTMNEVEFLNAIAQEADCSIHLDVNNIYVNGINHGLLDPYVFLDQVDVKRVNYIHIAGHDEEHSAAQVVEDLEGESFNKIKGAYRYLPELLIDTHGEAVKGTVWDLLEYAYQRLPVIPPTLLERDFNFPPFAELYAEVEHIAQLQQKYAQKEVISYAA; translated from the coding sequence ATGTTACAAGGTGCAGGATTAGGGTATCGTCGAGATTTAGCAGATGATTTTTTGAATTTATCATCAAATAATGCGATTCAGTTTATGGAAGTTGCTCCAGAAAATTGGGTAAAAATGGGAGGAGCTGCTCGTTATAAATTTGATCAAGCCGCTGAAAGATATCCACTTGCGGTACACGGACTATCACTTTCATTAGGCGGGCAAGCACCACTTGATCGCGAGTTATTAAAAAATACTAAAGCATTAATGACTCAATATAATTCGACATTTTTTTCTGAACATTTGAGTTATTGTGAATGTGAAGGGCATTTATATGATTTATTACCTATGCCATTTACTGAAGAAGCTGTAAAACACGTAGCACAGAGAATCCGCTATGTGCAAGATTTTTTAGGATTGCAAATTTCATTAGAAAACACCTCTTATTATTTACACTCTCCCACCAGCACAATGAATGAAGTAGAATTTTTAAATGCTATTGCACAAGAAGCGGATTGTAGTATTCATTTAGATGTGAATAATATTTATGTAAATGGCATCAATCACGGTTTACTTGATCCTTATGTTTTTTTAGATCAAGTAGATGTGAAACGTGTCAATTACATTCATATTGCAGGACACGACGAAGAACATTCTGCGGCACAAGTTGTGGAGGATTTAGAAGGGGAATCATTTAATAAAATAAAAGGGGCATATCGCTATTTACCAGAGTTATTAATTGATACGCACGGTGAGGCAGTAAAAGGTACTGTGTGGGATTTATTAGAATATGCCTATCAACGACTACCTGTCATTCCGCCAACATTATTAGAGCGTGATTTCAATTTCCCTCCATTTGCAGAACTTTATGCTGAAGTTGAACATATTGCACAACTACAGCAAAAATATGCTCAAAAAGAGGTAATATCCTATGCAGCCTAA
- a CDS encoding DoxX family protein, with translation MQGISSGVSLLILRFFLAWEFLEAGLEKWNGQNWFTEIQDRFPFPFNLIPADINWHVAMGSELIFPFLLIFGVLTRFSALSLTILISVAWYSIHADSGYNVCDNGYKLPLIYVVTLLILITQGAGKLSLDTLIKKVYPTKSWLKFL, from the coding sequence ATGCAAGGTATCAGCAGCGGCGTGAGTTTATTGATTCTACGCTTTTTTCTTGCGTGGGAATTTTTAGAGGCAGGGTTAGAAAAATGGAATGGTCAAAATTGGTTTACTGAAATACAAGATCGTTTTCCTTTTCCATTTAATCTTATTCCAGCCGATATTAATTGGCACGTTGCAATGGGATCTGAATTAATTTTCCCATTCTTGCTGATATTTGGGGTGCTAACACGTTTTAGTGCATTAAGTTTAACGATTTTAATCTCTGTCGCGTGGTATAGCATTCACGCCGATTCAGGTTATAACGTTTGTGATAATGGTTATAAATTACCCTTAATTTATGTGGTAACTTTATTAATCTTAATTACGCAGGGAGCAGGGAAACTCTCTTTAGACACGCTTATTAAGAAGGTTTATCCAACTAAAAGCTGGTTGAAATTCCTCTAA